Genomic DNA from Paenibacillus donghaensis:
GCAAGGATAATTAGCTTGCGTAAACTTTGTGGAAGTATTTGTTTCTTGTTTTTATCAAATGGTTTATCATTAGGGAGGGGATAGAAAAATGTAATATGGGAGAGGAGACATACAATGATTAAAAAATGGGGGTTATCCGCAGCGGCTCTACTGCTCACTGCAGCAGTAATTCTGCCGGGATGCGGACAAAATGACAAATCTGCAAAAGAGGCATTGCAGCCAGCTGTTTCTAAAGTAGCTGAAATGTCCTCATATGAAATGAAAAGCAAACTGGTGATAAACGATTTGACGATTGATGTGCCTACAGGTGAGGCAGCAGCCGGAATGGGCGCTTCAGCTACACAGGCCATGAGCATGATGAGAGGTGCCGAGATTTCAGTCGACGGTGTCTATCAGGCAGAGCCAATGCAGACTGAGGCTACATTGGTGTTGAATCTGAAAGGCGATATGGCTATGACCTTCACTATCCCGATGGTTATGACCAAAGAGAAGATTTATGTAAAAGTTCCTAATATTCCAATGCTGCCGATTCCGCAGACATTGATCGGCAAATTTATTGAGCTTGATCTGAAGGAACTGGCAGAGCAGAGTGGAACAGAATTTAACCCAGAGGTTCTTGATACTCAGAAAGCACAGAAGCTGTCCAATGAAATTATGGGTACACTGCTGGGCGAATATGATGCAGAGAAATACTTCAATAACATCAAACCTAAGGATGCTAACCTGCCTGAGGGCGTAAAGGCTGAACAGGTGGTTCAATTCCAGGTTACCAACGAGAATGTCAAAGAGGCTATTACTATCCTGATTAACAATGCTCTGCCTAAGATTATTGATGTTCTGGGCAAGGAAGAATATAAGGAACTGCTGCAAATTGATCAGGCAGATCTGGATCAGGCCAAGGAAGAACTGCAGACCGGAACTTCCAGAGAAGAACTGGATAAGGCACTGGTGGATCTCGACAAGTATCTTACCGTTAACCAATTCTACATTAATACGGCTATCGATAAGGATGAGTTCCCTGTATACCAAGACTTTATGATGGATATCAAGGCAACTCCTGAAGATGAAGGAAGTGTTGCGTTGTCCATAACGGGCAGCAATCAGTACAGCAACATTAACAAGAAGCCGGAGTTCAAAATCGGTATTCCTACAGGTGATAATGTTGTAACTTTGGAAGAACTGCAGCAGGAATTTGGCGGTTCTGCAGCTTACTAATCCCTACAAGTAGAAACGGCATCGCCGTCCTCTGCAAAGCGTATGCTTCCGAAGCAGCGATACTACGTATCGCTTTCAGGCATCCGTTTCTACGAGAAATAGAAGGATAAAGCATCAGGTGAAACTTATCCTTTCTTATATTTTTAACAAACCCGCATGTCTGCAGATTTCTGCGCATGCGGGTTTGTTTGTTGTTATAGGAGTGGATTTCTGTTTAAATATCGTCTGCCAGTATGGCATATGTCCGGTGGTCCTGCCATCCTCCATTAATTCGGATGAACCGGCGGGCTATGCCTTCAGCCTGGAAACCGTTCTTCTCCAGCACCCGGCGGGAGGCGTCATTATGCAGCAGAATGGCTGCCTGGACTCTGTGCAGTGCAAGCGCTCGGAAGGCAAAATCCAGAGCAAGCGCTACGGCTGCGCTCATATAGCCGTTTCCCTGGTGGCGCTGATCCATAACATAACCCAAATCAGCAAACTGGCCAACACCTCGGACAATATTGGAGAGGGTGATTTGTCCAATTAGCTCACCCTCCAGCAGAAAAATCCCGAACATGTAGCCCCTGTCCTGCTCGGCATCCGACATGCGCTGCCGGATCAGTTCCTCCTGGCTGGCCAGGGTGTAATAGTCCTCCTCACGCAGAGGTTCATATCTTTGATGGGAGCTCCGGTTCTCTACACGCAAGCGGAGCAGGCTGCCGGCGTCCTTCAGCTCCAGGGGAGCAATATAAATGCCTTGCAGATGGTTATAGAAGGTTAGTTGCATCAGTGACTTTCTCCCTTGCTAGGTTATTTGTAGTTGAATTAGATTTGCGGCTTCTGGCGCAGCTTGCGGAAGAATGAGGTCAATAGACCTGCACATTCCTCTTGCAGGACGCTCCGAATGACTTCTGTCCGGTGATTAAAGCGCGGCTCCTCCAGCAGATTCATAAGTGTTCCTGCACAGCCTGCTTTGGGATCGGTCGTACCATACACAACTAGCGGCACTCTCGACTGGATAATGGCTCCTGCACACATGGGGCAAGGCTCCAGTGTAACGTACATCTGGCAATCAAGCAGCCGCCAGGACTGCAGGTGATTGCTGGCCTCGCGGATGGCGACCATCTCTGCATGTGCAGTGGAATCCTGAGTAGTCTCACGCAGATTATAGCCCCGCCCGATAATCTCGCCATGCCTTACAATGACCGCACCAATCGGCACCTCGCCGAGCGCCTCGGCGTTATTTGCTTCAAGAATGGCTTGCTTCATCCAGAATTCATGAATGGCTTGCTCATCCACCAAAGAATAATCCAACGTATTTCTCAACCTCATCTTCCCTTCATATATCCCGATTATACAACGAACAAATATTCGTTCTTAACAAATTGTGCATAACTCTGTGGATAACAGCCGACTTATGCACAATTTTGTACACATCAAAATTCAACGATCTGTTTATATGTGCATAACCTGTGTGTGGTTTCTTTTATATTGTAGAGAAAGCACCGGGGGAATTCAATCATTGCCATATAGGGAGGCGCTTAAATGTCTTTTCAAATGAAGTGCCAAAAGGTATGATATTTATGAACACTCCGCTAGGATTTACCAGCGGATAAGAGGTGAATAGGAAGCTTGTCCATAAAAACTAAATTATCTGCTATTATTTTCGGATCAGTGCTGCTAATTCTGGCGCTGAATCTGACACTCAACCTGTATGAAGCGCGGAGCAACCTGCGTAATGAGAGTGTCAACAATATGAAAATGACCGCGATGCAGATTGCCGTTTCTGTAGAACAAAGCAGCTATAGCTCTAATTATGTGGAGAACCAGATTGCCCAGAACCTTCGTATGACTGCCATCATGGCCGCCAAGGAACTGGACCCGGATATTAAGAACGTCACCAACAAGCAGCTTAAGGAGCTTGCCGCCAAACTGGGGATCTCCAACATTTCACTGCTCGTGAAGACCGAGAATGATATCGTCGTGCAGAAATCCTCTGAGCCGAAAGAAATCGGCTTAACTACCAAATCGATGGGGTATTGGTATTTGGCGTTTTTGGAGCTCTTGGAGGGTCAGCCAGTTTCAGTAGAGAAGGGACAGGCTTTGGATAATTTCTGGGCAGGGCCCTTTGAATACTCAACCTCGAACCCTGACTATATCGAGAAATGGGGATATTATTTCGATGGAACTACCAATTACATTATTGATCCCTATATTCGCAGCACAAATGTCAGCGATTATATAAAGGTAATGAATCCCGATGACATTGTGCAGCAGACCCGTGAGGTTAATCCAGGGATTCTGGAGGTCACGGGAATTAACCCTGAAACCTTTGGACTGGCCAGCATGGGGCCGGACGGCAAGGACTCTGTCAATGTCAAGCTGCGCAACCGTCCGATTAAATACGGCAGCTATATCTACGGCCATGTAGAGGAGGACAAGGCTGCGGTTATGCAGGCGATCAGCAGGCGGGAGCCGGTAACCTTAGACACGGAGGCTCTTGGCAAAAGGGTGCTCAAGAGCTTTATCCCCATTGACCATCCTGGAATGGACATGTATGTCATCAGCGTGGTGATGGATTATTCCGTCATCTCCTCCGTGCTGAAGGGGCAGCTGATCAAGAATATTACTACCTCTATTCTGCTGCTGGTGATCTTTTTCCTGGGCAGCTATGTACTGGCGGGTATTGTTACCCGGCCGATTCAGGATATTCTAAGAAAAGTAAATGATGTGGCTAGAGGTAAATTTGATCCGCCGCTGAAGGTAGACAGCCGCGATGAGCTGGGCCAGCTGGCCTTGCGTATCAACGCGATGACCTCTCATCTGATGGAGCATAACAGAACGCTGGGTCAGACACTTGAGGAGAATCGTGCGGTCAAAGAACATCTCGAATCCGTGATCAACGGCACCTCGGATGCGATTCATACAGTGGATATGGAAGGCCGGATTATCAGCACCAACAAGGCTTTTGAAGAGCTGTATGGCTGGAGTGCGGCGGATGCGGCGGACAAGATGCCTTATCTGGTACCGGCCACAGCGCTTCTTCAGGAGGAGGAGCGGCTGGAGGAACTGAAGAATGGTGCCTCACTGCCTCCGGTGGAGACAGTGAGGCTGAAGCAGGATGGTACGCTTGTAGAGGTAAGCGTCAGCACTTCGGTCATCCGCGATGAGGAGGGACATCCGCATTCCTTCGTTCACGTCTCACGGGATATGACCGAGCGCAACCGGATGGAGGAGCTGTTGAGACGCTCCGAGAAGCTTACTACTGTAGGCCAGCTGGCAGCAGGTGTAGCGCATGAGATCCGCAATCCGCTGACCACGCTCCAGGGCTTCCTGCAGCTGCAGCAGCAGAAGCAGCGGATCGTCCCGCTGCATATTGAGCTGATGCTGTCGGAATTGGCGCGGATCAATTTGATTGTGAGCGAATTTCTGATTCTCGCCAAACCCCAAGCCGTTCACTTCCAGCTGAAGGATGTGCGGTCCATCCTTAGCGATGTGATCTCGCTCTTGGACAGCCAGGCCCATCTGTGCGGCATTGAATTCGAGACACGGTTCTCCAACGTGTCTGCACTGGTCCATTGTGAAGAGAACCAGCTGAAGCAGGTGTTTATTAATATTGTCAAGAATTCAATCGAAGCCATGCCGGAGGGCGGGATCATTGTTCTCGACCAGCAGCTGGTACAGGACTCCGTAGTCATTAGGATTGCTGACCAGGGGGAGGGTATCCCTGAAGAGATGCTGCCCAAGCTGGGGGAACCCTTTTTCACGAATAAAGAAACGGGCACAGGGCTCGGGCTGATGGTCAGCCAGCGTATTATTCAAGCCCATAAGGGCAGTCTGGAAATACAGAGTGAATTCGGCCGCGGCGCAGTCGTAACCATTACGCTGCCCGGGGCCGCTGCCGAGCCTTCCTCGGCAGAGTAAGATGAGAAATGGAGTGAACGAACAAAGTGAGAATTAATAAATTCATCAGTGAAACGGGCTATTGCTCACGACGCGAAGCGGATAAGCTGGTGGAAGCAGGCCGTGTTACCATCAACGGAGCACCTGCTGTGCTGGGCAGTCAGGCGGTGGCAGGCGATGAGGTGCAGATTGATGGCAGAAAGCTGGAAACGGCGGCTACGACCGTTTACATCGCTCTCAACAAGCCTGTCGGCATTACTTCGACAACAGAAGAGCATATCAAGGGCAATATTGTTGATTTTGTCGGACACTCTGAACGGATCTTCCCGATCGGCCGCCTGGACAAGGACTCCGAGGGTTTAATTCTGCTGACTAATGATGGCGATATCGTCAATAAGATCCTGCGGGCTGAAGGCAAACATGAGAAAGAATATATCGTTACGGTTGACAGGCCGGTTACGCCGTCATTTGTGGCAGGGATGTCTACCGGTGTGAAGATTATGGGAGAGCGGACCTTGCCCTGCGAGGTGACCCGCATCAGCGAGCGGGTCTTTCGTATTATTCTGACCGAAGGCAAGAACCGGCAGATCCGCCGCATGTGCAGCGCATTCGGTTATGAGGTGCGGCATCTGCAGCGGGTGCGGATCATGAATATCCGCCTGGGAGCCCTGCGGAGCGGCGAGTGGCGGGAGCTGTCTGACCAAGAGAGAAGCGAGCTGGGTGCTATGCTGGATTATGAGCTGCTGTAGCTAGCGGGAGGTCCTTAGGGGCCACAGCACACGCGTTATAATAACAGAGAAAGAGCTGTGCTCAGGACATATATCCTGGGCGCAGCTCTTTTTTGAAATATAAGAATTTATATGTTTCACGCTATAAATTATCCTTCTATTTCTCGCTGAAACGCCCCGTCCTTTAAAAGGACGGCGTAGCCGTTTCCACTTGTTCAACTATAAGAATGTTTATTTAGTGGTGGAGATCACATCGTCAGGCTGCTTGGCATCCTGATATTTCCGGATGATCGACACCTCAACACGGCGGTTCTTGGCACGTCCAACCGCCGTACTGTTGTCGGCAATCGGGTGGTATTCCCCTTGTCCGGTGGGACTGAACTTGCTGGGGTCAAGATTCGTGTTCAGCAGAAGGATCTTCATAAATTCCAAGGCCCGGTCAGCACTTAAATCCCAGTTGGAAGTATAATTGAAATTGTTGATCGGAACATTATCCGTGTGACCTTCAACAAGGACTTCATAATCAGGGAATTGCTGCAGCATTGTGGAGATGGACTTGGCCAGCTGACGGGAGTCATCCTTGACGAAGGCCTGGCCAGAAGCGAACAAGGCGTTGTCGCTGATTGTAATCGTCAGCTGGGATTGGTTGAGCTTCGTATTCAGCATAGCGGTCAGACCATTATTCTTAATGTACTGATCGAATTGCTTCTTAAGCTTCTCCAGTTCTTGCTGCTCTTGCTTGCGCAGCCTGCTGATCTCCGATTCCCCGGTATTGTCTGCAACTACGTTGTCCAGCTTTTCTCCCTTTCCCTGATCCAAATTACTTTGGGTTGGGGTGGCAGAGGATTCGTTAAGAATCCCGGAACCGCCATTCAGGACCGAGCTGAAGGCCTGGCTCATCTGTTCGAATTTCTGGGCATCGGCCGCACTCATGGCATACATAACGAGGAAGAGGGCGACGAGCAAGGTCATCAGGTCAGAATAAGGCAGCAGCCAGGATTCATCGGCATGCTCTTCGTGTTCCTCATGTCGTTTAGTCTTTTTGCTCACTGGAGCCGCCTCCATCCCGCTCGCTGCTCAGTTTGGCCCGTTCCGTAGGGGTAAGGAAGACCGCCAGCTTCTGGTTGATCGCTATCGTTGAGACGCCTGATTGAATCGACAGCAGGCCTTCCACCATCATCAACCGCACTTCAATTTCACGCTTGGAGAGCCGCTTAAGCTTATTAGCCATCGGATGCCACATAACATAACCGGTGAAAATCCCCAGCAGGGTGGCGATGAACGCCCCTGCGATGGCATGGGCCAGCTTGGCCATGTCGCTCATATCGGCCAATGCGGCAATCAGACCGATAACCGCACCAAGTACACCTAGGGTTGGAGCGTACATCCCTGCCTGAGAGAAGATCAGTGCCCCCGCCTTATGGCGGTCCTCTGTAGCATGGATATCCTCCATCAGCACATCGCGGACGAATTCCTGATCATTGCCGTCAATAATCATCCGCATTCCGTTTCTGAGGAAGTTGTCTTCGATTTCATCTACCTTGGATTCCAGCGCCAGCAAGCCTTCGCGGCGGGTAATGGAAGCCCAGTCCATGAATGTCGTTATTAATTCTGCCTTGCTGACCATCTTCTTCTTCACAAAAAGAATCTTAAACAGCTTGGGAATGTTCTTGACCTCCGACATCGGGAAGGCCATGAAGATCGAAGCGACTGTACCTAGAAAGATAATGACATAGGCGGCGGGGTTGTTTAAGCTTGCCAGAGGAGCGTGCTTCAGCAGCATCCCCCAGAGGACTGCGACCAAACCAAAAACCAAACCGAGTATTGATGAAATTTCCATTATGCAC
This window encodes:
- a CDS encoding GNAT family N-acetyltransferase; protein product: MQLTFYNHLQGIYIAPLELKDAGSLLRLRVENRSSHQRYEPLREEDYYTLASQEELIRQRMSDAEQDRGYMFGIFLLEGELIGQITLSNIVRGVGQFADLGYVMDQRHQGNGYMSAAVALALDFAFRALALHRVQAAILLHNDASRRVLEKNGFQAEGIARRFIRINGGWQDHRTYAILADDI
- the tadA gene encoding tRNA adenosine(34) deaminase TadA — protein: MRNTLDYSLVDEQAIHEFWMKQAILEANNAEALGEVPIGAVIVRHGEIIGRGYNLRETTQDSTAHAEMVAIREASNHLQSWRLLDCQMYVTLEPCPMCAGAIIQSRVPLVVYGTTDPKAGCAGTLMNLLEEPRFNHRTEVIRSVLQEECAGLLTSFFRKLRQKPQI
- a CDS encoding ATP-binding protein, producing the protein MSIKTKLSAIIFGSVLLILALNLTLNLYEARSNLRNESVNNMKMTAMQIAVSVEQSSYSSNYVENQIAQNLRMTAIMAAKELDPDIKNVTNKQLKELAAKLGISNISLLVKTENDIVVQKSSEPKEIGLTTKSMGYWYLAFLELLEGQPVSVEKGQALDNFWAGPFEYSTSNPDYIEKWGYYFDGTTNYIIDPYIRSTNVSDYIKVMNPDDIVQQTREVNPGILEVTGINPETFGLASMGPDGKDSVNVKLRNRPIKYGSYIYGHVEEDKAAVMQAISRREPVTLDTEALGKRVLKSFIPIDHPGMDMYVISVVMDYSVISSVLKGQLIKNITTSILLLVIFFLGSYVLAGIVTRPIQDILRKVNDVARGKFDPPLKVDSRDELGQLALRINAMTSHLMEHNRTLGQTLEENRAVKEHLESVINGTSDAIHTVDMEGRIISTNKAFEELYGWSAADAADKMPYLVPATALLQEEERLEELKNGASLPPVETVRLKQDGTLVEVSVSTSVIRDEEGHPHSFVHVSRDMTERNRMEELLRRSEKLTTVGQLAAGVAHEIRNPLTTLQGFLQLQQQKQRIVPLHIELMLSELARINLIVSEFLILAKPQAVHFQLKDVRSILSDVISLLDSQAHLCGIEFETRFSNVSALVHCEENQLKQVFINIVKNSIEAMPEGGIIVLDQQLVQDSVVIRIADQGEGIPEEMLPKLGEPFFTNKETGTGLGLMVSQRIIQAHKGSLEIQSEFGRGAVVTITLPGAAAEPSSAE
- the rluF gene encoding 23S rRNA pseudouridine(2604) synthase RluF, coding for MRINKFISETGYCSRREADKLVEAGRVTINGAPAVLGSQAVAGDEVQIDGRKLETAATTVYIALNKPVGITSTTEEHIKGNIVDFVGHSERIFPIGRLDKDSEGLILLTNDGDIVNKILRAEGKHEKEYIVTVDRPVTPSFVAGMSTGVKIMGERTLPCEVTRISERVFRIILTEGKNRQIRRMCSAFGYEVRHLQRVRIMNIRLGALRSGEWRELSDQERSELGAMLDYELL
- a CDS encoding flagellar motor protein MotB; protein product: MSKKTKRHEEHEEHADESWLLPYSDLMTLLVALFLVMYAMSAADAQKFEQMSQAFSSVLNGGSGILNESSATPTQSNLDQGKGEKLDNVVADNTGESEISRLRKQEQQELEKLKKQFDQYIKNNGLTAMLNTKLNQSQLTITISDNALFASGQAFVKDDSRQLAKSISTMLQQFPDYEVLVEGHTDNVPINNFNYTSNWDLSADRALEFMKILLLNTNLDPSKFSPTGQGEYHPIADNSTAVGRAKNRRVEVSIIRKYQDAKQPDDVISTTK
- the motA gene encoding flagellar motor stator protein MotA, translated to MEISSILGLVFGLVAVLWGMLLKHAPLASLNNPAAYVIIFLGTVASIFMAFPMSEVKNIPKLFKILFVKKKMVSKAELITTFMDWASITRREGLLALESKVDEIEDNFLRNGMRMIIDGNDQEFVRDVLMEDIHATEDRHKAGALIFSQAGMYAPTLGVLGAVIGLIAALADMSDMAKLAHAIAGAFIATLLGIFTGYVMWHPMANKLKRLSKREIEVRLMMVEGLLSIQSGVSTIAINQKLAVFLTPTERAKLSSERDGGGSSEQKD